The proteins below are encoded in one region of Halalkalicoccus jeotgali B3:
- a CDS encoding ornithine cyclodeaminase family protein, producing the protein MQTLLLNGEDVAENARLSELIPAIEDAFAAYERGDAQMPPKSYIDLPQYNGDFRSMPAYLDAGSWDAAGIKWVNVHPDNPRDHDLPTVLGTMIYSDPETALPLAVMDGTELTMQRTGAAAAVATDHLAVPDASSMGIVGAGVQAYTQLEAIAEIRPIERVVISDLDDERVERFVSRFEGRFDVSAGSIEEAASCDVLSTVTPVESPLVSPEVVGEHTHINAMGADAEGKHEIADEVLLDAKLVIDDHAQTTHSGEINVPYNTGVLTDADIHAAIGEIVVGNREGRTPKDGVTVFDSTGLAIQDVAAAHVVYEHAAENDNGYPFDLLGLN; encoded by the coding sequence ATGCAAACGCTGCTTTTGAACGGCGAGGACGTCGCCGAGAACGCGCGCCTCTCGGAGCTCATCCCCGCGATCGAGGACGCCTTTGCGGCCTACGAGCGCGGCGACGCCCAGATGCCGCCCAAATCCTACATCGACCTGCCCCAGTACAACGGCGACTTCCGCTCGATGCCCGCGTATCTCGACGCCGGATCGTGGGACGCCGCCGGCATCAAGTGGGTGAACGTCCACCCGGACAACCCGCGCGATCACGACCTGCCGACGGTGCTCGGCACGATGATCTACTCGGACCCCGAGACGGCACTTCCGCTCGCGGTCATGGACGGCACCGAACTCACGATGCAGCGCACCGGCGCGGCCGCCGCGGTCGCCACCGACCACCTCGCCGTCCCCGACGCGAGCTCGATGGGGATCGTCGGCGCGGGCGTCCAGGCGTACACCCAACTGGAGGCCATCGCCGAGATCCGTCCCATCGAGCGGGTCGTGATCAGCGACCTCGACGACGAGCGCGTCGAGCGGTTCGTCTCGCGTTTCGAGGGTCGCTTCGACGTTTCGGCCGGGTCGATCGAGGAGGCCGCCTCCTGTGACGTCCTCTCGACCGTGACGCCGGTCGAGAGCCCGCTCGTCTCTCCCGAGGTGGTCGGCGAGCACACCCACATCAACGCGATGGGCGCGGACGCCGAGGGCAAACACGAGATCGCGGACGAGGTCCTCCTCGACGCGAAACTCGTCATCGACGACCACGCCCAGACCACCCACTCGGGCGAGATCAACGTCCCCTACAACACGGGCGTCCTGACCGACGCGGACATCCACGCCGCGATCGGCGAGATCGTCGTCGGGAACCGGGAGGGACGCACGCCCAAGGACGGCGTGACGGTGTTCGACTCGACGGGACTGGCCATTCAGGACGTGGCCGCGGCTCACGTCGTCTACGAACACGCCGCCGAGAACGACAACGGCTACCCGTTCGACCTGCTCGGGCTCAACTAG
- the thsB gene encoding thermosome subunit beta, whose protein sequence is MSQRMQQGQPMIIMGDDAQRVQDRNAQDYNISAARAVAESVRSTLGPKGMDKMLVDSMGSVTITNDGVTILKEMDIDNPTAEMIIEVAETQEDEAGDGTTTAVAIAGELLKNAEDLLEQDIHPTAIIKGFHMASEQARQEVDNVAEQVDSNDEELLKKVAETSMTGKGAELNKEHLAQLIVDAVSQVTVETDEGDNVVDLEFLEIETQTGRSASESELLEGAIVDKDPVHDDMPTEVEDAKVLLLNEAIEVEEANADTNVSIDSPDQLQQFLDQEEAQLKQKVEQIKETGANVVFCQKGIDDLAQHYLAKEGILAVRRAKKSDLEFLKEVLDAAVVSDLDSATEAELGYGSVTRDETDEMFYVTGEDAHGVTLLLRGSTEHVVDELERGISDALEVVAQTVSDGRVLAGGGAVEVEVASRLRDYADSVSGREQLAVEAFADALELVPRVLAENAGLDSIDTLVDLRSAHESGDEHAGLNVFSGDVEDTFEAGIVEPAHAKEQALTSATEAANLVLKIDDIISAGDLSTDKGDDEGGAPGGMGGMGGMGGMGGAM, encoded by the coding sequence ATGAGCCAGCGAATGCAGCAGGGTCAGCCCATGATCATCATGGGTGACGACGCACAGCGCGTACAGGACCGCAACGCGCAGGATTACAACATCTCTGCGGCACGAGCGGTGGCGGAGTCGGTTCGCTCGACGCTCGGCCCCAAGGGGATGGACAAGATGCTCGTCGACTCGATGGGCTCGGTCACCATCACCAACGACGGCGTGACCATCCTCAAGGAGATGGACATCGACAACCCGACGGCCGAGATGATCATCGAAGTCGCCGAGACGCAGGAGGACGAGGCCGGCGACGGCACCACGACTGCGGTCGCGATCGCTGGCGAGCTCCTGAAAAACGCCGAGGACCTCCTCGAACAGGACATCCACCCGACGGCGATCATCAAGGGCTTCCACATGGCGAGCGAGCAGGCCCGCCAGGAGGTCGACAACGTCGCCGAGCAGGTCGATTCGAACGACGAGGAGCTCCTGAAGAAGGTCGCTGAGACGTCGATGACCGGCAAAGGCGCCGAGCTCAACAAGGAGCACCTCGCCCAGCTGATCGTCGACGCAGTCAGCCAGGTCACCGTCGAGACCGACGAGGGCGACAACGTCGTCGACCTCGAGTTCCTCGAAATCGAGACCCAGACCGGCCGCTCCGCGAGCGAGAGCGAACTCCTCGAGGGGGCCATCGTCGATAAGGACCCCGTCCACGACGACATGCCCACCGAGGTCGAGGACGCGAAGGTCCTCCTGCTGAACGAGGCCATCGAGGTCGAGGAGGCCAACGCCGATACGAATGTGAGCATCGACAGTCCCGACCAGCTCCAGCAGTTCCTCGATCAGGAGGAGGCCCAGCTCAAACAGAAAGTCGAGCAGATCAAAGAGACCGGCGCGAACGTCGTCTTCTGCCAGAAGGGCATCGACGACCTCGCCCAGCACTACCTCGCGAAGGAGGGCATCCTGGCGGTCCGGCGCGCGAAGAAGTCCGACCTCGAGTTCTTGAAGGAGGTTCTCGACGCCGCGGTCGTCTCCGATCTCGACAGCGCGACCGAGGCCGAACTCGGCTACGGTAGCGTCACGCGCGACGAGACCGACGAGATGTTCTACGTCACCGGCGAGGACGCCCACGGCGTCACCTTGCTCCTTCGGGGCTCGACCGAGCACGTCGTCGACGAGCTCGAACGGGGAATCAGCGACGCGCTCGAAGTCGTCGCACAGACCGTTTCGGACGGTCGCGTGCTGGCGGGCGGCGGCGCAGTCGAGGTCGAAGTCGCCTCGCGCCTGCGTGACTACGCCGACTCCGTTTCGGGTCGCGAGCAGCTCGCCGTCGAGGCCTTCGCGGACGCGCTCGAACTCGTTCCCCGTGTGCTCGCGGAGAACGCCGGCCTCGATTCGATCGACACGCTCGTGGACCTGCGCTCGGCCCACGAGTCGGGCGACGAACACGCCGGACTGAACGTGTTCTCGGGCGACGTCGAGGACACCTTCGAGGCGGGCATCGTCGAGCCGGCTCACGCCAAAGAGCAGGCGCTGACCTCCGCGACGGAGGCGGCGAACCTCGTGCTCAAGATCGACGACATCATCTCCGCCGGCGACCTCTCGACGGACAAGGGCGACGACGAGGGCGGCGCGCCCGGCGGTATGGGCGGCATGGGCGGTATGGGCGGCATGGGCGGCGCGATGTGA
- a CDS encoding minichromosome maintenance protein MCM, with protein MASAENQELVGRFEEFYRTYYHDEIGTLAQHYPNEQRSLYLDWADLNRFDPDVADDFRNQPEQMQPYAEEALRLYDLPVDVSLGQAHVRVRNLPGATDIREIRSKNVNTLVEVRGIVRKATDVRPKIEQAAFECQRCGTLTRIPQTGGDFQEPHQCSGCERQGPFRINFDQSEFIDAQKLRVQESPEGLRGGETPQSLDVHIEDDVTGEVTAGDHVRVTGVLHLEQQGSNQEKSTMFDIYMDGHAVEVEEEQFEDMEITNEDKQAIVELSSDPNIYERMVDSLAPSIYGHRQAKLAMTLQLFSGVTKHLPDGSRTRGDMHMLLIGDPGTGKSALLQYIRNIAPRSVYTSGKGSSSAGLTAAAVRDDFGEGQQWTLEAGALVLADRGIAAVDELDKMRPEDRSAMHEALEQQSISISKAGINATLKSRCSLLGAANPKYGRFDQYEPIGEQIDLEPALISRFDLIFTVTDKPDPDEDRKLAQHILQTNYAGELNTQRTNLPSPDVTREEVDAVTEEVAPDIDAELLRKYIAYAQQSCFPRMTDEAREAIQEFYVDLRSKGADEDAPVPVTARKLEALVRLAEASARVRLSDTVEREDAERVIEIVRSCLQDIGVDPETGEYDVDVIETGRSKTQRDRVKGIKEIIRELQEEYDGEPGAPQEKVIERAAEAGIEDSKAEHEIQKLRDKGEIYSPDQDHLRLV; from the coding sequence ATGGCTAGTGCGGAGAATCAGGAGCTTGTCGGCCGCTTCGAGGAGTTCTATCGGACCTATTATCACGACGAGATCGGCACGCTGGCACAGCACTACCCGAACGAACAGCGTTCGCTCTATCTCGACTGGGCCGACCTGAACCGCTTCGACCCCGACGTTGCCGACGACTTTCGAAATCAGCCCGAGCAGATGCAACCGTACGCCGAGGAGGCGCTTCGCCTCTACGACCTCCCGGTCGACGTGAGCCTCGGGCAGGCCCACGTCCGGGTCCGGAACCTCCCCGGCGCGACCGACATCCGGGAGATCCGCTCGAAGAACGTCAATACGCTCGTCGAGGTGCGTGGAATCGTCCGCAAGGCCACCGACGTCCGCCCGAAGATCGAGCAGGCGGCCTTCGAGTGCCAGCGCTGTGGCACCCTCACCCGGATCCCACAGACCGGCGGCGATTTCCAGGAGCCCCACCAGTGTTCGGGCTGTGAACGCCAGGGCCCGTTCAGGATCAACTTCGACCAGTCGGAGTTCATCGACGCCCAGAAGCTCCGCGTACAGGAGAGTCCCGAGGGGCTGCGCGGCGGCGAGACGCCCCAGAGCCTGGACGTCCACATCGAGGACGATGTGACTGGCGAGGTCACCGCGGGCGATCACGTCCGCGTGACGGGCGTGCTCCACCTCGAACAGCAGGGCTCGAACCAGGAGAAGTCGACCATGTTCGACATCTACATGGACGGCCACGCGGTCGAGGTCGAAGAGGAGCAGTTCGAGGACATGGAGATCACCAACGAGGACAAACAGGCCATCGTCGAACTCTCCTCAGATCCGAACATCTACGAGCGGATGGTCGACAGCCTCGCACCCTCGATCTACGGCCATCGCCAGGCGAAACTCGCGATGACCCTCCAGCTGTTTTCCGGGGTGACGAAACACCTGCCCGACGGCTCGCGCACCCGCGGTGATATGCACATGCTCCTGATCGGGGACCCCGGGACCGGGAAGTCCGCGCTGTTGCAGTACATCCGCAACATCGCGCCGCGTTCCGTGTACACCTCCGGGAAGGGCTCCTCATCAGCGGGGCTGACGGCCGCCGCAGTACGCGACGACTTCGGCGAGGGCCAGCAGTGGACGCTTGAGGCCGGCGCACTGGTGCTCGCCGACCGAGGCATCGCCGCGGTCGACGAACTGGACAAGATGCGCCCCGAGGACCGCTCGGCGATGCACGAGGCGCTCGAACAGCAGTCGATCTCGATCTCGAAGGCCGGGATCAACGCCACCCTCAAATCGCGGTGTTCGCTTCTGGGTGCGGCAAACCCGAAGTACGGGCGGTTCGACCAGTACGAGCCAATCGGCGAGCAGATCGACCTCGAACCCGCGCTGATCTCGCGGTTCGATCTGATCTTCACCGTTACGGACAAACCGGACCCCGACGAGGACCGCAAGCTCGCCCAGCACATCCTCCAGACGAACTATGCCGGCGAGTTGAACACCCAGCGGACCAACCTCCCCTCGCCCGACGTCACCCGCGAGGAGGTCGACGCTGTCACCGAGGAGGTCGCCCCCGACATCGACGCCGAGTTGCTGAGAAAGTACATCGCGTACGCCCAACAGAGCTGTTTCCCCCGGATGACCGACGAGGCCCGCGAGGCGATCCAGGAGTTCTACGTCGACCTACGCTCGAAGGGCGCCGACGAGGACGCACCCGTCCCCGTCACGGCCCGGAAGCTCGAAGCGCTCGTCAGGCTCGCGGAGGCGAGCGCCCGCGTCCGGCTTTCCGATACCGTCGAGCGCGAGGACGCCGAACGCGTCATCGAGATCGTGCGCTCCTGTCTGCAGGACATCGGCGTCGACCCCGAAACCGGCGAGTACGACGTCGACGTGATCGAGACGGGCCGCTCGAAGACCCAGCGGGATCGAGTGAAGGGAATCAAGGAGATCATTCGCGAGCTACAGGAGGAGTACGACGGCGAACCCGGCGCACCCCAAGAGAAAGTCATCGAACGGGCCGCCGAGGCGGGCATCGAGGACAGCAAGGCCGAACACGAGATCCAGAAGCTTCGGGACAAGGGCGAGATCTATTCGCCCGATCAGGACCACCTCAGGCTGGTCTGA
- the hisA gene encoding 1-(5-phosphoribosyl)-5-[(5-phosphoribosylamino)methylideneamino]imidazole-4-carboxamide isomerase has protein sequence MFEEFEVIPAVDMQDGEVVQLVQGERGTEKRYGEPAAAARRWVEAGARTLHLVDLDGAFEGERENAAAVAAVLETVDSELAVQLGGGIRTAEDAIELLDRGVDRVILGTAAVESPEIVREISEEHENSVMVGLDAKEGEVVVSGWTEGTGLDPAEVAARYEELGAGAILFTNVDVEGQLEGVKTDPVERVAEAVSIPVVASGGVASLDDIRALKAAGADAVVVGTALYEGRFSLEEAIEAVS, from the coding sequence ATGTTCGAGGAATTCGAGGTGATTCCTGCGGTCGATATGCAGGACGGCGAGGTCGTCCAGCTGGTACAGGGCGAACGCGGCACCGAGAAACGCTACGGCGAGCCCGCCGCGGCCGCCCGTCGCTGGGTCGAAGCCGGCGCACGCACTCTCCATCTGGTCGATCTCGACGGCGCCTTCGAGGGTGAACGGGAAAACGCCGCGGCAGTCGCGGCCGTCCTCGAAACCGTCGACAGCGAGCTCGCAGTCCAACTGGGCGGGGGGATTCGGACCGCCGAGGACGCGATCGAACTACTGGATCGGGGCGTCGACCGCGTGATCCTCGGCACGGCGGCGGTCGAGAGCCCCGAGATCGTTCGGGAGATCAGCGAAGAACACGAGAACAGCGTGATGGTCGGCCTCGACGCGAAAGAGGGTGAGGTCGTCGTCTCGGGATGGACCGAAGGCACCGGGTTGGACCCCGCCGAGGTCGCCGCCCGCTACGAGGAGTTGGGTGCCGGCGCGATCCTCTTTACGAACGTGGACGTCGAAGGTCAGTTGGAGGGCGTAAAAACAGACCCGGTCGAACGGGTCGCCGAGGCGGTGTCGATCCCCGTCGTCGCCAGCGGCGGGGTCGCCAGCCTCGACGACATCCGCGCGCTGAAGGCGGCCGGTGCGGACGCGGTCGTCGTCGGGACCGCACTCTACGAGGGGCGGTTCTCGCTCGAAGAAGCGATCGAAGCGGTCTCCTAA
- the fer gene encoding ferredoxin Fer codes for MPTVEYLNYETLDDQGWDIDDDDLFDQAADAGLDEEDYGSLDVNEGEYILEAAEAQGYDWPFSCRAGACANCAAILKEGEIEMDMQQILSDEEVDDKNVRLTCIGSPAADTVKIVYNAKHLDYLQNRVI; via the coding sequence ATGCCAACAGTAGAATACCTCAACTACGAGACGCTGGACGACCAGGGCTGGGACATCGACGACGACGACCTCTTCGACCAGGCCGCCGACGCCGGCCTCGACGAGGAGGACTACGGGAGTCTCGACGTCAACGAGGGCGAGTACATCCTCGAGGCCGCCGAGGCCCAGGGCTACGACTGGCCCTTCTCGTGTCGCGCCGGTGCGTGTGCGAACTGCGCGGCGATCCTCAAGGAAGGCGAGATCGAGATGGACATGCAACAGATCCTCTCAGACGAGGAAGTCGACGACAAGAACGTCCGTCTGACCTGCATCGGTTCGCCCGCCGCCGACACGGTCAAGATCGTCTACAACGCGAAACACCTCGACTACCTCCAGAACCGCGTCATCTGA
- a CDS encoding A24 family peptidase produces MLCVPVLAWAAHRDVRTRRVPARTWTPLFALAAVLFVWDGIASYFAGGLTWAYFLVGAAISLLLVIPAAYGFWRFGAFGGADAKALIVLALLFPTYPTYEIGPYLVPVVATPTGAFALTILANTVLVGACYPLVLAVRNALSGRLTALMVVGRPVHWSDAERTHGRVLEDGEGFTRSGLDLDALRMYLRWRGTTLSALREDPARFRDPGSLPAEPAPAGDGAIADGGEQTDGLRSPSDLRPDGGERTNPSRRNEDEWGAEAFLADVGSAYGTTAEGLREGLDVLTTRETVWISPGIPFLVPILVGLLVALVYGDVLTGALRIVGVV; encoded by the coding sequence TTGCTCTGTGTTCCCGTCCTCGCCTGGGCGGCCCATCGGGACGTGCGGACCCGCCGGGTTCCCGCTCGGACGTGGACGCCGCTGTTCGCGCTCGCGGCCGTCCTCTTCGTCTGGGACGGGATCGCCTCCTATTTCGCGGGCGGGCTGACGTGGGCGTACTTCCTCGTCGGGGCGGCGATCAGCCTGTTACTCGTGATCCCCGCCGCCTACGGGTTCTGGCGCTTCGGGGCGTTCGGCGGCGCGGACGCGAAGGCCCTGATCGTTCTTGCACTGCTCTTTCCGACCTATCCCACCTACGAGATCGGGCCCTATTTGGTGCCGGTCGTCGCGACCCCCACTGGGGCGTTCGCGCTGACGATCCTCGCCAACACTGTCCTCGTCGGGGCCTGTTACCCGCTCGTGCTCGCGGTCCGGAACGCGCTTTCGGGCCGGCTCACGGCGCTGATGGTCGTCGGCCGGCCGGTCCACTGGTCGGACGCCGAGCGGACCCACGGGCGAGTGCTCGAGGACGGCGAGGGGTTCACCCGGTCGGGACTCGACCTCGACGCCCTGCGGATGTACCTTCGCTGGCGCGGGACGACGCTTTCGGCGCTGCGAGAGGATCCCGCACGCTTCCGGGATCCCGGCTCGTTGCCCGCCGAACCGGCCCCGGCGGGCGACGGCGCGATCGCGGACGGTGGTGAGCAAACCGACGGGTTGCGATCCCCCTCGGACCTCCGACCTGACGGCGGTGAGCGAACGAACCCGTCGCGAAGGAACGAGGACGAGTGGGGCGCGGAGGCCTTTCTCGCGGACGTCGGGTCGGCCTACGGCACGACCGCCGAAGGCTTGCGCGAGGGGCTGGACGTGCTCACCACCCGCGAGACGGTATGGATCTCGCCGGGGATCCCGTTTCTGGTCCCGATCCTCGTGGGTCTGCTGGTCGCGCTCGTCTACGGCGACGTGCTGACCGGCGCCCTCCGGATCGTGGGTGTGGTATAG
- a CDS encoding helix-turn-helix transcriptional regulator, with protein sequence MSPPDDRVRFLATTSNRVSLLSALGDGPLRPAELVERLDLSRSATHRNLKDLVDLGWASRVEGGYTDTVGGRLVLGAYEELIATVSLVEEYGESLEPLAEAGMSLSPSVLESATVVTATQGDPHAPLRYYTERVRELDPSRFLGIVPVVSPLFNEAHRSLLDAGAEGELVLDSAALSASKHDYGTEFDDAVATEELVVYAHPNSFSFGLSIVGQRVFLGAYEAGQFVACFEWGDPDVREEALVAYETHRTAAREVDATALPS encoded by the coding sequence ATGTCACCGCCGGACGACCGGGTTCGCTTTCTCGCGACCACCTCGAACCGTGTCTCTCTGCTGAGTGCCCTCGGCGACGGGCCGCTGCGCCCCGCCGAACTCGTCGAGCGCCTCGACCTCTCGCGTTCGGCGACCCACCGCAACCTCAAGGACCTGGTCGATCTGGGCTGGGCCAGTCGGGTCGAAGGCGGCTATACGGACACGGTCGGGGGCCGACTCGTGCTCGGGGCCTACGAGGAACTGATCGCCACCGTCTCGCTCGTCGAGGAGTACGGCGAAAGCCTCGAACCGCTCGCGGAGGCCGGCATGTCCCTGTCGCCGTCAGTCCTCGAGAGCGCGACCGTCGTCACGGCCACCCAGGGCGATCCCCACGCCCCGCTTCGCTACTACACCGAGCGCGTTCGCGAACTCGATCCCTCGCGGTTCCTCGGCATCGTGCCGGTCGTCAGTCCGCTGTTCAACGAGGCCCACCGGTCGCTGCTCGATGCGGGTGCGGAGGGCGAACTCGTGTTGGATTCGGCGGCGCTGTCGGCCTCGAAACACGACTACGGAACCGAGTTCGACGACGCCGTGGCGACCGAGGAACTCGTCGTATACGCCCATCCCAACTCCTTTTCGTTCGGCCTCTCGATTGTCGGCCAGCGGGTGTTTCTTGGCGCCTATGAGGCGGGGCAGTTCGTCGCCTGCTTCGAGTGGGGCGACCCCGACGTCCGCGAGGAGGCGTTGGTCGCCTACGAGACCCACCGGACCGCGGCCCGCGAGGTCGACGCGACGGCGCTACCCTCGTAG
- the hisI gene encoding phosphoribosyl-AMP cyclohydrolase — MSDAPDVEFDDRGLVPVIAQDAGTGDVLMLAYANHEALERTRETDRAHYYSRSRGQLWEKGATSGHTQSVREIRVDCDGDTLLYLVDQEGGACHTGHRTCFYRTVEGEHVGREEFDPDDVYD, encoded by the coding sequence ATGAGCGACGCACCCGACGTGGAGTTCGACGACCGGGGGCTGGTACCCGTGATCGCTCAGGACGCCGGGACCGGGGACGTCCTGATGCTCGCGTACGCGAACCACGAGGCCCTCGAACGGACCCGCGAAACCGACCGCGCCCACTACTACTCGCGCAGCCGCGGGCAACTCTGGGAGAAGGGCGCGACCAGCGGTCACACACAGTCGGTCCGCGAGATCCGCGTCGACTGCGACGGCGACACCCTGCTGTATCTCGTCGATCAGGAGGGCGGGGCCTGTCACACCGGCCACCGCACGTGTTTCTACCGGACCGTCGAGGGCGAGCACGTCGGCCGGGAGGAGTTCGATCCCGACGACGTGTATGACTGA
- a CDS encoding DUF7118 family protein, with the protein MTERDPESRLADAYDRHEAASAAVEEIGEDELRRLDRAHERLRELFERYEGRATGTGDFAGFIEFQSGLEAVVSGLPDDLAHREAFEAVEDAFDKRRLGEGDFERAREVLAPVAEDCERLKKRASAREELRDARRAVEARIATLGSEIAEYDRLLALADVDLDAPVADLRVPIEGYNGAIARDFADYLERASAREVVSLLDRAEHYPLVETPTLPADVRAYVARADAGTEPIPTLLEYAGYSRSKLDHYVADADALKRAIATQRTAIERVDASAFQLAWPPRPAGELRFRLRELRAVIARVATEETIARLREVRALARDPEYERLQRAARAREALGPGERERLESGAIEADRDGAIDERKRLREALGRYAPTMSS; encoded by the coding sequence ATGACTGAGCGCGATCCCGAATCCCGGCTGGCCGACGCCTACGACCGCCACGAGGCCGCCAGCGCGGCCGTCGAGGAGATCGGCGAGGACGAACTCCGGCGACTGGACCGCGCCCACGAGCGCCTGCGGGAGCTGTTCGAGCGCTACGAGGGGCGAGCGACCGGAACGGGCGACTTCGCGGGGTTCATCGAGTTCCAGAGCGGGCTCGAAGCGGTCGTCTCGGGGCTCCCCGACGACCTCGCCCACCGCGAGGCCTTCGAGGCCGTCGAGGACGCCTTCGATAAGCGCCGGTTGGGCGAGGGGGATTTCGAGCGCGCCCGCGAGGTGCTCGCACCGGTCGCCGAGGACTGCGAGCGCCTCAAGAAGCGCGCGAGCGCCCGCGAAGAGCTGCGCGACGCCCGCCGGGCCGTCGAGGCCCGCATCGCGACCCTCGGGAGCGAGATCGCCGAGTACGACCGTCTGCTCGCGCTCGCGGACGTCGACCTCGACGCCCCGGTCGCGGACCTCCGGGTCCCGATCGAGGGGTACAACGGGGCGATCGCACGTGATTTCGCGGACTACCTCGAACGGGCGAGCGCACGGGAGGTCGTCTCACTGCTCGATCGGGCCGAGCACTACCCGCTGGTCGAGACCCCCACCCTCCCGGCGGACGTGCGGGCGTACGTCGCACGCGCCGACGCAGGGACCGAGCCGATCCCGACGCTGCTCGAATACGCCGGGTACTCGCGCTCGAAGCTGGATCACTACGTCGCGGACGCCGACGCGCTCAAGCGGGCGATCGCTACCCAGCGGACGGCCATCGAGCGTGTCGACGCGAGCGCGTTCCAACTGGCCTGGCCCCCCCGTCCCGCCGGGGAGCTTCGCTTTCGCCTGCGCGAGCTCCGGGCGGTGATCGCGCGTGTCGCAACCGAGGAGACGATCGCCCGGCTCCGGGAGGTCCGGGCGCTCGCCCGCGATCCGGAGTACGAGCGCCTGCAGCGGGCCGCCCGGGCCCGAGAGGCGCTCGGGCCCGGGGAGCGCGAGCGCCTCGAAAGCGGGGCGATCGAAGCCGACAGGGACGGGGCGATCGATGAGCGAAAGAGACTGCGCGAGGCCCTGGGACGCTACGCGCCGACGATGTCGTCCTGA
- a CDS encoding group I truncated hemoglobin, translating to MPEETLYDRLGGEDSIEAVVDQFYGYVMDDELVNSYFEDVDMQRQIAHQTQFISSVTGGPVQYTGEDMRAAHEGMGITPEEFDAIAKHLNTALKDFDVPADDREAVMTEIASYQDDIVGA from the coding sequence ATGCCAGAGGAAACGCTCTACGATCGGCTCGGTGGCGAGGACTCGATCGAAGCCGTCGTCGATCAGTTCTACGGCTATGTCATGGACGACGAGCTCGTCAATAGCTACTTCGAGGACGTCGACATGCAACGACAGATCGCCCACCAGACGCAGTTCATCAGCTCCGTGACCGGCGGCCCCGTCCAGTACACCGGCGAGGACATGCGGGCGGCCCACGAAGGGATGGGAATCACACCCGAGGAGTTCGACGCGATCGCGAAGCACCTCAACACGGCCCTGAAGGACTTCGACGTCCCCGCCGACGACCGCGAGGCCGTCATGACCGAGATCGCGAGCTATCAGGACGACATCGTCGGCGCGTAG